TGCGGAGTTAATTTCCCGCTTGCAAGAATATGAACGGACTAAACAGGCTGCACAAAACCTCGATCAATTACCCCGTCTCGGTCGTGATGTTTTTTTAGCAATGGTTGAAGCAAAATTTTCATCGAACACACACATTTCACATTTAGTTTTAGAGGAATTAGTGGTAGCATTTCAATCGGTTTTAGCGCGAGCGGCGTTAAAGACACACCATGCCATTGCTGAAGAGCCTTTATCGATTGAAGAACGTATCGTGCAGATTAAGCGTCAACTGGCGACTCGATCGGAAATAAAATTTATCGAGTTATTTAAACGGGAGGAAGGCCGTCGCGGTGTTGTCATCACCTTCATGGCCTTATTAGAGTTATGGCGCCAAGCGTTTATTGAACTTTCACAAGTCTTACCTTTTGGAGAAATAAAAGTGCGAGGAATCTGATGTTTCAAGGTAAAACAATAATAATAACCGGAGGATCATCAGGTATTGGTGCAGCAACGGTTGCCTTATTTAGTGCGCAAGGGGCAAAGATTTATATTCTGGATAAAAAAAAATTGAAAGATAGGCCTTCCCAATCCGTTTATTATTTAAAATGTGATGTGGCGAATACGAAAGAAGTTCAATTCGCCGTGGAAAGTATTATCCAAAAAACGCATAAAGTGGATTATCTTTTTTGTAATGCAGGTATACACTTATTTGCTAACCTTGAAGAGAGTTCTTTGAGTGCGATGCACAACGTGTTTGCAACGAATGTATGGGGCACTGTTTATTGTCTTCAACATTTATTACCCCATATGAAACGCCATCAGCGCGGATCAATCGTTTTAATGGCCTCTGATCAAGCCTTTATTGCGAAAGAACAGTGCGCTATTTATGGTGCGAGCAAAGCGGCTATCGCACAATTAGCGAAAAGTACAGCGTTGGATTATGCACGTTACGGTATTCGAGTCAATTGTGTTTGCCCAGGGTCGATTGATACGCCGATGTATCACGCTGTATTAGAACAATTTAAGCAAAAAACTGGTTTATCCTGTCAAGCGCTCAAAGAACGCATCGCTGAAAAATTACCCTTAAAACGAGTGGGAAAACCAGAAGAGGTTGCGCAGCTGGTTGGTTTTTTATGTAGTGATGCGGCTTCATTTATGACCGGAGCATTAGTGTCTATTGACGGCGGTTATACCATACAATAATTCCTTATTGGGCAGAGAATTGTTGGGCAATGGGAACAACGGACGCTTCGATTAATCGGCCAAGATGGTGACTGGCTTTCGCTGCAAAATGCACCGTTCCTTCGTGTGTAATCGGTTCTTTGCTCAGCCCTGCAGCAAGATTTGTGACGACAGAAATGACTGCTACTTTTAAACCACAATGTCGTGCAACGATGACTTCAGGAACGGTTGACATGCCGACAACATCTGCGCCCCACTGCCGAAAGGCACGAATTTCTGCCGGCGTTTCAAAGTTAGGTCCGAGAACACTGAGATAAATTCCTTCAGTTAAAGGGATAGACAACTGTTT
The DNA window shown above is from Rickettsiella grylli and carries:
- a CDS encoding SDR family NAD(P)-dependent oxidoreductase, whose protein sequence is MFQGKTIIITGGSSGIGAATVALFSAQGAKIYILDKKKLKDRPSQSVYYLKCDVANTKEVQFAVESIIQKTHKVDYLFCNAGIHLFANLEESSLSAMHNVFATNVWGTVYCLQHLLPHMKRHQRGSIVLMASDQAFIAKEQCAIYGASKAAIAQLAKSTALDYARYGIRVNCVCPGSIDTPMYHAVLEQFKQKTGLSCQALKERIAEKLPLKRVGKPEEVAQLVGFLCSDAASFMTGALVSIDGGYTIQ
- a CDS encoding segregation and condensation protein A: MNENRQATECHETPTATVRGQIWDQLPRDLYIPPHALEILLEVFTGPLDLLLYLIKKQNFDILDIPVAEITRQYIRYIELMQNLEIELAAEYLVMAAVLTELKSKLLLPKPVEIQATDETDPRAELISRLQEYERTKQAAQNLDQLPRLGRDVFLAMVEAKFSSNTHISHLVLEELVVAFQSVLARAALKTHHAIAEEPLSIEERIVQIKRQLATRSEIKFIELFKREEGRRGVVITFMALLELWRQAFIELSQVLPFGEIKVRGI